One Janthinobacterium sp. TB1-E2 genomic region harbors:
- a CDS encoding iron-containing alcohol dehydrogenase, with the protein MKNFEFHNPTKIVFGADTVAKLSTLVPHDARVLILYGGASAEKTGTLAEVRAALALGQRSVQEFGGIEPNPSYETLMRAVAQVRSEKVDFLLAVGGGSVIDGTKFVAAAALYDGEPWEIAERGGANVQRALPFGTVLTLPATGSEMNSGGVVTKKATHAKLSFRNPLLYPQFSVLDPSKTFTLPATQVANGLVDAFVHTTEQYLTYPVQAMVQDRFAEGLLQTLVEIAPQAVASPDDYATRANLMWTATLALNGLIGAGVPQDWATHMIGHELTALYDIDHARTLALVLPALLDVQREQKRGKLLQYGERVWNITEGSDDERIDTAIARTRAFFEGLGIPTRLSAYQLGQEAVEAVLKQLKAHGMTSLGEHRDIDLARSRRILEAAL; encoded by the coding sequence ATGAAGAATTTTGAATTCCATAACCCGACGAAGATCGTGTTCGGCGCCGACACCGTCGCCAAATTGTCCACCCTGGTGCCGCATGATGCGCGCGTGCTGATTTTGTACGGCGGCGCCAGCGCGGAAAAGACCGGCACCCTGGCCGAAGTGCGAGCTGCGCTTGCGCTGGGCCAGCGCAGCGTGCAGGAGTTTGGCGGCATCGAACCCAATCCCAGCTATGAAACCCTGATGCGCGCCGTCGCCCAGGTGCGCAGCGAGAAAGTGGACTTCCTGCTGGCCGTCGGCGGCGGCTCCGTGATCGATGGCACCAAGTTCGTCGCCGCAGCCGCCCTGTACGACGGCGAGCCGTGGGAAATCGCCGAGCGCGGCGGCGCCAATGTGCAGCGCGCCTTGCCGTTCGGCACGGTGCTGACCTTGCCTGCCACGGGCTCGGAAATGAACAGCGGCGGCGTGGTGACGAAAAAAGCCACGCATGCCAAGCTGAGTTTCCGTAATCCGCTGCTGTACCCGCAGTTTTCCGTACTCGACCCCAGCAAGACCTTCACCTTGCCGGCCACGCAGGTGGCCAATGGCCTGGTCGACGCCTTTGTCCACACGACGGAGCAGTATCTGACCTATCCGGTGCAGGCGATGGTGCAGGACCGCTTTGCCGAAGGCTTGCTGCAAACGCTCGTCGAGATCGCGCCGCAGGCGGTCGCTTCGCCCGACGATTATGCGACTCGCGCCAACCTGATGTGGACCGCCACCCTGGCCCTGAATGGCTTGATCGGCGCGGGCGTGCCGCAGGACTGGGCCACCCACATGATCGGCCACGAACTGACGGCTCTGTACGACATCGACCATGCGCGCACCCTGGCGCTGGTGCTGCCGGCCCTGCTGGACGTACAGCGCGAGCAGAAACGCGGCAAATTGCTACAGTATGGCGAACGTGTCTGGAACATCACGGAGGGCAGCGACGACGAGCGCATCGATACCGCCATCGCCCGCACGCGCGCCTTCTTTGAAGGCCTGGGCATCCCGACCCGTTTGTCGGCCTATCAGCTGGGCCAGGAAGCGGTGGAAGCGGTACTGAAACAATTGAAAGCACATGGCATGACCTCACTCGGCGAACACCGCGATATCGACCTCGCGCGCAGCCGCCGTATCCTCGAAGCAGCACTGTAA
- a CDS encoding type 1 glutamine amidotransferase domain-containing protein translates to MNILMVLTSHDQLGNTGKKTGFWLEEFAAPYYALKEAGAKLTVVSPHGGQPPLDPKSDEPDSQTDATRRFKQDADAQAVLANTGKLADVKAGDFDAVFYPGGHGPLWDLAEDPHSIALIEQMIAAGKPVAAVCHAPGVLRHVKAADGTPLVRGKQVTGFTNTEEDAVGLTAIVPFLVEDMLKQNGGVYSKLGDWQPYAVTDGLLVTGQNPASSEAAAQALLKLLG, encoded by the coding sequence ATGAACATCCTGATGGTACTGACCTCGCACGACCAACTCGGTAATACCGGCAAGAAAACCGGCTTCTGGCTGGAAGAATTCGCCGCACCCTACTATGCCCTGAAAGAAGCGGGCGCGAAGCTGACGGTAGTGTCGCCCCACGGCGGCCAGCCGCCGCTGGACCCGAAAAGCGACGAGCCGGATTCGCAAACGGACGCCACGCGCCGCTTCAAGCAGGACGCCGATGCGCAAGCTGTGCTGGCCAACACGGGCAAGCTGGCCGACGTGAAGGCGGGGGACTTCGATGCCGTGTTTTACCCGGGCGGCCATGGCCCGCTGTGGGACCTGGCCGAAGACCCGCACTCGATCGCGCTGATCGAGCAGATGATCGCCGCCGGCAAGCCCGTCGCCGCCGTCTGCCACGCGCCCGGCGTGCTGCGCCACGTGAAGGCAGCCGATGGCACGCCGCTGGTGCGCGGCAAGCAGGTGACGGGCTTTACGAATACCGAGGAAGACGCCGTCGGCTTGACTGCCATCGTGCCTTTCCTCGTCGAGGACATGCTCAAGCAAAACGGCGGCGTCTACTCGAAACTGGGCGACTGGCAGCCGTACGCCGTCACCGATGGCTTGCTGGTCACGGGCCAGAATCCCGCATCGTCGGAAGCGGCCGCGCAGGCGCTGCTCAAGCTGCTGGGCTGA
- a CDS encoding dihydrofolate reductase family protein — translation MQKTFVSVFLGISLDGCIAGENGDLSWLAELAPDSPDATGYTALMEQVDTLLIGRTTYDAVLGFEPWPYAGKRVQVLSHRGFAPRHGEQRREGSVRDVLEALAEEGCRHVYLDGGAVIRAGLREGVIDSLTLSVLPVVLGKGVRLFEDGLPRSDWRLDGTRQLPSGVVQLRYRKN, via the coding sequence ATGCAAAAAACTTTCGTCAGCGTTTTTCTCGGTATCAGCCTCGATGGCTGCATCGCGGGAGAGAACGGCGACCTGTCCTGGCTGGCCGAACTGGCGCCCGACTCGCCCGATGCCACCGGCTACACGGCATTGATGGAGCAGGTCGATACCTTGCTGATCGGCCGCACCACGTATGACGCCGTGCTGGGGTTCGAACCGTGGCCGTATGCGGGCAAGCGCGTGCAGGTATTGAGCCACCGCGGCTTCGCGCCGCGCCATGGTGAACAGCGCCGCGAAGGCAGCGTGCGGGACGTGCTGGAGGCGCTGGCGGAAGAGGGTTGCCGCCACGTGTATCTCGATGGCGGCGCCGTTATCCGCGCCGGTTTGCGTGAGGGCGTCATCGACAGCCTGACTTTGTCAGTGCTGCCTGTGGTGCTGGGCAAGGGCGTGCGCCTGTTCGAGGACGGCTTGCCGCGCAGCGACTGGCGCCTGGACGGCACGCGCCAGCTGCCCAGCGGCGTGGTGCAGCTGCGCTATCGGAAAAATTAA
- a CDS encoding helix-turn-helix domain-containing protein yields the protein MKTQKLQATESPVRRAGRPRRTKPALDSAAILQAALALLEEKGDAFSMRALAQSLGVDAMALYHYYAGKEELLLALMAQRFAALDPQQPPFTQRQGPQRRLLALCALYLELVSATPYFVRLMARGLVEQADVAQRFTTLFEQALDGLDLDKKTRLRGRDTLVDFLHGYALAGRPASETQWHASVGLILAGMAAGRTAV from the coding sequence ATGAAAACCCAAAAACTTCAAGCCACCGAATCTCCCGTGCGCCGCGCCGGGCGTCCGCGCCGCACCAAGCCCGCGCTGGATAGCGCCGCCATCCTGCAAGCGGCCCTGGCCCTGCTGGAAGAAAAAGGCGATGCGTTTTCCATGCGCGCGCTGGCGCAGAGCCTGGGCGTCGATGCCATGGCCCTGTATCACTACTACGCGGGGAAAGAGGAACTGTTGCTGGCCTTGATGGCGCAGCGTTTTGCCGCACTCGATCCGCAGCAGCCACCGTTTACACAACGTCAGGGGCCGCAGCGTCGTCTGCTGGCGCTATGCGCGCTGTACCTGGAACTGGTCAGCGCCACGCCGTATTTCGTGCGCCTGATGGCGCGCGGGCTGGTGGAGCAAGCCGACGTGGCCCAGCGGTTTACGACGCTGTTTGAGCAAGCCCTCGACGGTCTCGATTTGGACAAGAAAACCCGGCTGCGCGGGCGCGATACGCTCGTCGATTTCCTGCACGGCTATGCGCTGGCGGGCAGGCCGGCCAGCGAGACGCAATGGCACGCCTCGGTCGGCCTGATCCTGGCGGGCATGGCCGCCGGACGCACTGCAGTGTGA